In one window of Escherichia coli DSM 30083 = JCM 1649 = ATCC 11775 DNA:
- the pykF gene encoding pyruvate kinase PykF, whose translation MKKTKIVCTIGPKTESEEMLAKMLDAGMNVMRLNFSHGDYAEHGQRIQNLRNVMSKTGKTAAILLDTKGPEIRTMKLEGGNDVSLKAGQTFTFTTDKSVIGNSEMVAVTYEGFTTDLSVGNTVLVDDGLIGMEVTAIEGNKVICKVLNNGDLGENKGVNLPGVSIALPALAEKDKQDLIFGCEQGVDFVAASFIRKRSDVIEIREHLKAHGGENIHIISKIENQEGLNNFDEILEASDGIMVARGDLGVEIPVEEVIFAQKMMIEKCIRARKVVITATQMLDSMIKNPRPTRAEAGDVANAILDGTDAVMLSGESAKGKYPLEAVSIMATICERTDRVMNSRLEFNNDNRKLRITEAVCRGAVETAEKLDAPLIVVATQGGKSARAVRKYFPDATILALTTNEKTAHQLVLSKGVVPQLVKEITSTDDFYRLGKELALQSGLAHKGDVVVMVSGALVPSGTTNTASVHVL comes from the coding sequence ATGAAAAAGACCAAAATTGTTTGCACCATCGGACCGAAAACCGAATCTGAAGAGATGTTAGCTAAAATGCTGGACGCTGGCATGAACGTTATGCGTCTGAACTTCTCTCATGGTGACTATGCAGAACACGGTCAGCGCATTCAGAATCTGCGCAACGTGATGAGCAAAACTGGTAAAACCGCCGCTATCCTGCTTGATACCAAAGGTCCAGAAATCCGCACCATGAAACTGGAAGGCGGTAACGACGTTTCTCTGAAAGCGGGTCAGACCTTTACTTTCACTACTGATAAATCTGTTATCGGCAACAGCGAAATGGTTGCGGTAACGTATGAAGGTTTCACTACTGACCTGTCTGTTGGCAACACCGTACTGGTTGACGACGGTCTGATCGGTATGGAAGTTACCGCCATTGAAGGTAACAAAGTTATCTGTAAAGTGCTGAACAACGGCGACCTGGGCGAAAACAAAGGTGTGAACCTGCCTGGCGTTTCCATTGCCCTGCCAGCACTGGCTGAAAAAGACAAACAGGACCTGATCTTTGGTTGCGAACAAGGCGTAGACTTTGTTGCTGCTTCCTTTATTCGTAAGCGTTCTGACGTTATCGAAATCCGTGAGCACCTGAAAGCGCACGGCGGCGAAAACATCCACATCATCTCCAAAATCGAAAACCAGGAAGGCCTCAACAACTTCGACGAAATCCTCGAAGCCTCTGACGGCATCATGGTTGCGCGTGGCGACCTGGGTGTAGAAATCCCGGTAGAAGAAGTTATCTTCGCCCAGAAGATGATGATCGAAAAATGTATCCGTGCACGTAAAGTCGTTATCACTGCGACCCAGATGCTGGATTCCATGATCAAAAACCCACGCCCGACTCGCGCAGAAGCCGGTGACGTTGCAAACGCCATCCTCGACGGTACTGACGCAGTGATGCTGTCTGGTGAATCCGCAAAAGGTAAATACCCGCTGGAAGCGGTTTCTATCATGGCGACCATCTGCGAACGTACCGACCGCGTGATGAACAGCCGTCTCGAGTTCAACAATGACAACCGTAAACTGCGTATTACCGAAGCGGTATGCCGTGGTGCCGTTGAAACTGCTGAAAAACTGGATGCTCCACTGATCGTGGTTGCTACTCAGGGCGGTAAATCTGCTCGCGCAGTACGTAAATACTTCCCGGATGCCACCATCCTGGCACTGACCACCAACGAAAAAACGGCTCACCAGTTAGTACTGAGCAAAGGCGTTGTGCCGCAGCTGGTTAAAGAGATCACTTCTACTGATGACTTCTACCGTCTGGGTAAAGAACTGGCTCTGCAGAGCGGTCTGGCACACAAAGGTGATGTCGTAGTTATGGTTTCTGGTGCACTGGTACCGAGCGGCACTACTAACACCGCATCTGTTCACGTCCTGTAA
- the fumD gene encoding fumarate hydratase FumD, which produces MGNRTKEDELYREMCRVVGKVVLEMRDLGQEPKHIVIAGVLRTALANKRIQRSELEKQAMETVINALVK; this is translated from the coding sequence ATGGGAAATCGGACAAAAGAGGATGAACTGTACCGAGAAATGTGCAGAGTTGTCGGTAAAGTTGTGCTGGAAATGCGCGATCTGGGGCAGGAACCAAAGCATATTGTTATCGCAGGCGTATTACGTACAGCATTAGCCAATAAACGCATTCAGCGCAGTGAGCTGGAAAAGCAGGCGATGGAAACCGTCATTAACGCACTGGTAAAATGA
- the ydhY gene encoding ferredoxin-like protein yields the protein MNPVDRPLLNIGLTRLEFLRISGKGLAGLTIAPALLSLLGCKQEDIDSGTVGLINTPKGVLVTHRARCTGCHRCEISCTNFNDGSVGTFFSRIKIHRNYFFGDNGVGSGGGLYGDLNYTADTCRQCKEPQCMNVCPIGAITWQQEEGCITVDHKRCIGCSACTTACPWMMATVNTESKKSSKCVLCGECANACPTGALKIIEWKDITV from the coding sequence ATGAACCCGGTTGATCGTCCACTATTAAATATTGGCTTAACGCGATTAGAATTCTTGCGTATATCAGGAAAAGGCCTTGCTGGTTTAACAATTGCCCCTGCGTTACTGTCACTTTTGGGTTGCAAACAGGAAGATATTGATAGCGGCACAGTAGGCTTGATAAATACACCCAAAGGGGTGCTGGTGACCCATCGTGCGCGATGCACGGGTTGCCACCGCTGTGAAATCTCTTGTACCAACTTCAACGATGGCTCAGTAGGGACATTCTTCTCCCGTATCAAAATCCATCGCAATTATTTCTTTGGCGATAACGGGGTTGGCTCTGGTGGCGGCCTGTATGGCGATCTCAACTATACCGCGGACACCTGCCGTCAATGCAAAGAACCGCAATGCATGAATGTCTGCCCGATTGGTGCGATTACCTGGCAACAGGAAGAAGGCTGTATTACCGTCGATCATAAACGTTGTATTGGCTGTAGCGCCTGTACTACGGCGTGCCCGTGGATGATGGCCACCGTAAATACCGAAAGTAAAAAATCCTCGAAATGTGTGTTATGCGGTGAATGCGCAAACGCCTGCCCAACAGGGGCGTTAAAAATTATCGAGTGGAAAGATATTACTGTGTGA
- the ydhV gene encoding aldehyde ferredoxin oxidoreductase yields MANGWTGNILRVNLTTGNITLEDSSKFKSFVGGMGFGYKIMYDEVPPGTKPFDEANKLVFATGPLTGSGAPCSSRVNITSLSTFTKGNLVVDAHMGGFFAAQMKFAGYDVIIIEGKAKSPVWLNIKDDKVSLEKADFLWGKGTRATTEEICRLTSPETCVAAIGQAGENLVPLSGMLNSRNHSGGAGTGAIMGSKNLKAIAVEGTKGVNIADRQEMKRLNDYMMTELIGANNNHVVPSTPQSWAEYSDPKSRWTARKGLFWGAAEGGPIETGEIPPGNQNTVGFRTYKSVFDLGPAAEKYTVKMSGCHSCPIRCMTQMNIPRVKEFGVPSTGGNTCVANFVHTTIFPNGPKDFEDKDDGRVIGNLVGLNLFDDYGLWCNYGQLHRDFTYCYSKGVFKRVLPAEEYAEIRWDQLEAGDVNFIKDFYYRLAHRVGELSHLADGSYAIAERWNLGEEYWGYAKNKLWSPFGYPVHHANEASAQVGSIVNCMFNRDCMTHTHINFIGSGLPLKLQREVAKELFGSEDAYDETKNYTPINDAKIKYAKWSLLRVCLHNAVTLCNWVWPMTVSPLKSRNYRGDLALEAKFFKAITGEDMTQEKLDLAAERIFTLHRAYTVKLMQTKDMRNEHDLICSWVFDKDPQIPVFTEGTDKMDRDDMHASLTMFYKEMGWDPQLGCPTRETLQRLGLEDIAADLAAHNLLPA; encoded by the coding sequence ATGGCTAACGGTTGGACAGGTAATATATTAAGAGTCAATCTCACGACAGGAAATATTACCCTCGAAGATTCCAGTAAGTTTAAAAGTTTTGTCGGTGGCATGGGCTTCGGCTACAAAATTATGTATGACGAAGTACCGCCAGGCACGAAACCTTTCGATGAAGCGAATAAATTAGTCTTTGCTACCGGCCCATTAACTGGATCTGGTGCCCCCTGTAGTTCTCGCGTAAATATCACCTCACTTTCTACTTTTACCAAAGGAAATTTAGTCGTCGATGCCCATATGGGGGGCTTTTTTGCAGCGCAAATGAAATTCGCTGGATACGACGTCATTATTATCGAAGGGAAAGCGAAATCACCGGTATGGCTGAATATTAAAGATGACAAAGTTAGCCTGGAAAAAGCCGATTTCTTATGGGGAAAAGGGACGCGCGCAACGACGGAAGAGATTTGTCGATTGACCAGCCCTGAAACCTGTGTGGCGGCTATTGGTCAGGCTGGGGAAAACCTTGTTCCTCTCTCTGGCATGTTGAATAGCCGTAACCATAGCGGTGGTGCGGGAACTGGCGCAATAATGGGTTCGAAAAACCTGAAAGCGATTGCGGTTGAAGGGACGAAAGGGGTCAACATTGCCGATCGTCAGGAGATGAAGCGTCTCAACGATTACATGATGACTGAACTTATCGGTGCGAATAACAACCATGTCGTGCCAAGTACGCCGCAATCGTGGGCAGAGTATTCAGATCCCAAGTCACGTTGGACTGCACGTAAAGGGTTGTTTTGGGGCGCGGCTGAAGGTGGTCCGATTGAAACGGGTGAGATTCCGCCAGGCAATCAGAACACGGTCGGCTTTCGTACCTATAAATCCGTTTTTGACTTAGGTCCGGCGGCAGAGAAATACACAGTAAAAATGAGTGGCTGCCACTCTTGCCCGATCCGTTGTATGACCCAAATGAATATTCCTCGGGTGAAAGAGTTTGGCGTGCCCAGCACAGGTGGTAACACTTGTGTAGCAAACTTTGTCCATACCACCATCTTCCCGAACGGTCCGAAAGATTTTGAAGATAAAGATGATGGTCGTGTGATTGGTAACCTGGTTGGTCTGAATCTGTTCGATGACTACGGCCTATGGTGTAACTATGGTCAGCTTCATCGCGACTTTACCTATTGTTACAGCAAAGGGGTGTTCAAGCGTGTTCTGCCTGCTGAAGAGTATGCGGAAATTCGCTGGGATCAACTGGAAGCGGGTGACGTTAACTTCATTAAAGATTTTTACTACCGTCTGGCGCATCGCGTGGGTGAGCTGAGTCACCTGGCTGATGGTTCATATGCCATCGCAGAACGCTGGAATTTGGGTGAAGAGTACTGGGGCTACGCGAAAAATAAACTCTGGTCGCCGTTTGGCTATCCAGTTCACCACGCCAATGAAGCGTCAGCGCAGGTCGGCTCCATTGTTAACTGTATGTTCAACCGTGACTGCATGACGCATACCCATATCAACTTTATTGGTTCCGGCTTGCCATTGAAACTGCAACGTGAAGTGGCGAAAGAACTTTTTGGTTCTGAAGATGCTTACGATGAAACCAAAAACTACACGCCAATCAATGACGCAAAAATTAAATATGCTAAGTGGTCGCTGTTGCGGGTCTGTTTGCATAACGCCGTCACCCTGTGCAACTGGGTCTGGCCAATGACCGTTTCGCCGCTGAAAAGCCGTAATTATCGGGGCGATCTGGCGCTTGAAGCCAAATTCTTCAAAGCGATCACTGGCGAAGATATGACTCAGGAAAAATTAGATTTAGCTGCAGAGCGTATCTTTACGTTGCATCGCGCCTACACGGTAAAACTGATGCAAACTAAAGATATGCGTAATGAGCACGATCTTATCTGTTCCTGGGTATTCGATAAGGATCCGCAGATCCCGGTCTTTACTGAAGGTACTGACAAAATGGATCGTGACGATATGCATGCTTCGCTCACGATGTTCTACAAAGAAATGGGCTGGGACCCACAGCTTGGTTGTCCGACCCGTGAAACATTGCAGCGTCTGGGGCTGGAAGATATTGCCGCCGATCTGGCAGCACACAATCTACTGCCTGCGTAA
- the ydhW gene encoding YdhW family putative oxidoreductase system protein, with protein sequence MNHQDELPLAKVSEVDEAKRQWLQGMRHPVDTVTEPEPAEILAEFIRQHSAAGQLVARAVFLSPPYSVAEEELSVLLENIKQNGDHADIACLTGSQDDYYYSTQAMSENYAAMSLQVVEQDICRAIAHAVRFECQTYPRPYKVAMLMQAPYYFQEAQIEAAIAAMDVAPEYADIRQVESSTAVLYLFSERFMTYGKAYGLCEWFEVEQFQNP encoded by the coding sequence ATGAACCATCAGGATGAATTGCCGTTAGCGAAAGTCAGCGAAGTTGATGAGGCGAAGCGGCAATGGTTGCAGGGGATGCGTCACCCCGTTGATACGGTAACCGAACCAGAACCTGCTGAAATCCTGGCAGAGTTCATTCGTCAGCATTCTGCGGCTGGGCAGCTGGTGGCGCGCGCCGTGTTTCTCTCGCCGCCCTATTCGGTTGCAGAAGAGGAACTGTCAGTTTTGCTGGAAAACATTAAGCAGAACGGAGACCACGCGGATATCGCTTGTTTGACGGGAAGCCAGGATGATTACTATTACTCAACGCAGGCCATGAGTGAAAACTACGCGGCGATGTCTTTGCAAGTTGTGGAGCAGGACATTTGTCGCGCTATTGCACACGCCGTTCGTTTTGAGTGCCAGACGTATCCTCGTCCTTACAAAGTCGCCATGCTGATGCAAGCGCCATATTACTTCCAGGAAGCGCAGATTGAAGCCGCGATCGCCGCGATGGATGTTGCACCTGAATATGCCGATATACGGCAGGTGGAGTCATCGACGGCGGTGTTGTACTTGTTTAGCGAGCGATTTATGACCTATGGCAAGGCGTATGGCTTATGCGAATGGTTCGAGGTAGAGCAGTTTCAGAACCCCTGA
- the ydhX gene encoding 4Fe-4S dicluster domain-containing protein, with protein MSFTRRKFVLGMGTVIFFTGSASSLLANTRQEKEVRYAMIHDESRCNGCNICARACRKTNHVPAQGSRLSIAHIPVTDNDNETQYHFFRQSCQHCEDAPCIDVCPTAASWRDEQGIVRVEKSQCIGCSYCIGACPYQVRYLNPVTKVADKCDFCAESRLAKGFPPICVSACPEHALIFGREDSPEIQAWLQENKYYQYQLPGAGKPHLYRRFGQHLIKKENV; from the coding sequence ATGTCCTTCACTCGACGCAAATTTGTTCTGGGGATGGGAACAGTAATCTTTTTTACTGGTTCTGCGTCTTCTCTGTTAGCGAACACGAGGCAAGAAAAGGAAGTTCGGTATGCCATGATTCATGACGAGTCACGGTGCAATGGCTGTAATATTTGCGCCCGCGCATGCCGTAAAACTAACCACGTCCCCGCTCAGGGAAGCCGTTTATCGATAGCACACATTCCAGTCACCGATAACGACAACGAAACGCAGTATCACTTTTTTCGCCAGTCATGTCAGCACTGCGAAGATGCTCCGTGCATCGACGTTTGTCCGACAGCGGCATCGTGGCGTGATGAGCAGGGGATCGTACGGGTAGAAAAATCGCAGTGCATCGGCTGCAGTTATTGCATTGGCGCTTGTCCTTACCAGGTTCGCTACCTTAACCCTGTCACTAAAGTGGCAGATAAATGTGATTTCTGCGCTGAGTCCCGACTGGCAAAAGGCTTTCCGCCCATTTGCGTCAGCGCCTGTCCGGAACACGCATTGATCTTTGGTCGCGAAGATAGCCCAGAAATTCAGGCGTGGTTGCAGGAAAATAAATACTATCAATATCAGCTACCTGGTGCCGGGAAACCGCACCTGTATCGCCGGTTCGGTCAACATTTGATTAAAAAGGAAAATGTATGA
- the phsC gene encoding thiosulfate reductase cytochrome B subunit, with protein MNPSQHAEQFQSQLANYVPLFTPQFWPVWLIIAGLLLVGMWLVLGLHALLRARGVKKSATDHGEKVYLYSKAVRLWHWSNALLFVLLLASGLINHFALVGATAVKSLVAVHEVCGFLLLACWLGFVLINAVGGNGHHYRIRRQGWLERAAKQTRFYLFGIMQGEEHPFPATTQSKFNPLQQVAYVGVMYGLLPLLLLTELLCLYPQAVGDVFPGVRYWLLQAHFALAFISLFFIFGHLYLCTTGRTPHETFKSMVDGYHRH; from the coding sequence ATGAACCCGTCGCAACATGCTGAACAGTTTCAGAGCCAGTTGGCGAACTATGTGCCACTGTTCACTCCCCAATTTTGGCCGGTGTGGTTGATCATTGCCGGACTATTGCTGGTAGGGATGTGGTTGGTGCTGGGGCTGCATGCCTTGCTTCGTGCTCGTGGCGTGAAGAAATCAGCCACCGACCATGGTGAGAAGGTTTATCTTTACAGCAAAGCGGTCAGATTATGGCACTGGTCGAATGCGTTACTCTTTGTATTGTTGCTGGCAAGTGGGCTGATAAATCACTTTGCGCTGGTGGGCGCAACTGCGGTTAAAAGTCTGGTTGCGGTGCATGAAGTTTGCGGATTTTTGTTACTGGCATGCTGGCTCGGCTTTGTTCTGATCAATGCCGTTGGGGGTAATGGTCACCACTATCGCATTCGTCGTCAGGGGTGGCTGGAGCGAGCGGCAAAACAAACGCGATTCTATTTGTTTGGCATTATGCAGGGGGAAGAACATCCTTTCCCGGCAACAACCCAGTCTAAATTTAATCCCTTACAGCAGGTTGCCTATGTTGGTGTCATGTATGGATTGCTGCCGTTGTTACTATTGACGGAGCTGCTGTGTCTCTATCCGCAAGCCGTGGGAGATGTGTTTCCTGGCGTAAGATACTGGTTATTGCAGGCGCATTTTGCTCTGGCATTTATAAGCCTCTTTTTTATCTTCGGTCATCTTTATCTTTGCACCACGGGGCGTACGCCACACGAAACCTTTAAAAGCATGGTCGATGGCTATCACCGGCACTAA